A single genomic interval of halophilic archaeon DL31 harbors:
- a CDS encoding SirA-like domain-containing protein (PFAM: SirA-like~KEGG: hbo:Hbor_34670 predicted redox protein, regulator of disulfide bond formation): protein MTPNPTETLDVKGENCPMPVVKSKQAIDELEVDDVLEVLATDPGSMSDMAGWAETMPGVELIEQEEGESVYTHYVRKIAQ, encoded by the coding sequence ATGACGCCAAACCCCACCGAAACGCTCGACGTGAAAGGCGAGAACTGCCCGATGCCGGTCGTCAAGTCCAAGCAGGCAATCGACGAGCTCGAGGTCGACGATGTGCTCGAAGTGCTCGCGACAGACCCTGGCAGCATGAGCGATATGGCCGGATGGGCCGAGACCATGCCGGGTGTCGAACTCATCGAGCAGGAGGAGGGTGAGTCGGTCTACACCCACTACGTGCGCAAGATAGCCCAATGA
- a CDS encoding Rhodanese-like protein (SMART: Rhodanese-like~KEGG: hje:HacjB3_02970 fused rhodanese domain-containing protein/hydrolase): MTDQGTSTMAPEVEPAALYQRLLDGEGAFLLDVRAAPEYEEWRIEAANVETVHHPYFDLLDGITAELDEALPSDRTITVLCGKGGSSELVAEHLRAAGYDAEHLADGMKGWARVYRRSELLVAGSLRAFQYHRPSSGCLAYLFVDGEEAAVVDPLRAFTERYVADAAELGAELRYALDTHIHADHVSGIRELADKTGATPVLPAAAAARGVEYDIDYETVVDGETLEIGDTVVEAVHTPGHTTGMTAYTAAELLLTGDGLFLESVARPDLEDPKAARDAARTLYDSLHERVLRRDGDTLVAPAHVGDAAEPSADGYTARLAALVARLDAFSLDRDAFVDTVVEGMPPQPANFETIIATNLGEQDTDAEAAFELELGPNNCAAN; this comes from the coding sequence ATGACTGACCAGGGAACGTCGACGATGGCTCCAGAAGTCGAACCGGCGGCGCTCTACCAGCGGTTGCTCGACGGCGAGGGAGCGTTTCTGCTGGACGTGCGTGCAGCCCCGGAGTATGAGGAGTGGCGAATCGAGGCAGCGAACGTCGAAACCGTCCACCACCCGTACTTCGATCTGCTCGACGGAATTACGGCAGAACTGGACGAAGCCCTCCCAAGCGACCGGACCATCACGGTCCTCTGTGGGAAGGGTGGCTCCAGTGAACTGGTGGCCGAACATCTCCGAGCGGCCGGCTACGATGCCGAACACCTGGCGGACGGGATGAAGGGGTGGGCCCGCGTCTACCGTCGGAGCGAACTCCTGGTAGCCGGGAGTCTCAGAGCGTTTCAGTATCACCGTCCGTCCAGTGGCTGTCTCGCCTACCTCTTCGTCGACGGGGAGGAAGCCGCTGTCGTCGACCCACTCCGCGCGTTCACCGAGCGCTACGTCGCGGACGCGGCCGAGCTCGGGGCGGAACTACGCTACGCGCTGGACACCCACATCCACGCGGACCACGTCTCCGGCATCCGCGAACTGGCCGACAAAACTGGTGCGACACCGGTGCTCCCGGCTGCTGCCGCGGCCCGCGGGGTCGAATACGATATCGACTACGAGACAGTTGTGGACGGCGAGACGCTCGAAATCGGCGACACGGTGGTTGAGGCGGTGCACACGCCGGGCCACACGACAGGAATGACCGCCTACACCGCCGCGGAGCTGCTACTCACCGGTGACGGGCTCTTCCTCGAGAGCGTCGCGCGACCAGACCTTGAGGACCCCAAGGCGGCTCGTGACGCCGCCAGAACGCTCTATGACAGCCTCCACGAACGAGTGCTCAGACGGGATGGCGACACGCTGGTCGCGCCCGCCCACGTCGGCGATGCGGCCGAGCCATCTGCTGATGGGTACACCGCACGACTGGCAGCGCTGGTGGCGCGTCTCGACGCCTTTTCACTCGACCGGGACGCGTTCGTCGACACCGTCGTCGAGGGGATGCCGCCGCAGCCGGCTAACTTCGAGACCATCATCGCGACGAATCTCGGTGAGCAGGACACTGATGCGGAAGCGGCGTTCGAGCTGGAACTGGGGCCGAACAACTGCGCGGCGAACTGA
- a CDS encoding protein of unknown function DUF395 YeeE/YedE (PFAM: Protein of unknown function DUF395, YeeE/YedE~KEGG: hje:HacjB3_02965 YeeE/YedE family protein family), translating to MLGFLAELSGLFPRGVLPYLVGGLLVGLGTATIYLSTGIIAGASTFLDSTLTYASSLPRFERFDYIRSRGWRLVFTAGIVSGAAVWGLLLDPGAWTTAVQPWRLLVGGILVGVGTRLGKGCTSGHGVCGVGSLSNTSFANVVTFLSVAVGTAQVVQALGISP from the coding sequence ATGCTCGGGTTCCTTGCAGAGCTCTCGGGACTGTTCCCCCGTGGGGTGTTGCCGTACTTGGTCGGTGGGCTGCTCGTTGGCCTCGGGACGGCGACCATCTACCTCTCGACGGGAATCATCGCCGGAGCGAGCACGTTCCTCGACTCCACACTGACGTACGCCTCGTCGCTTCCGCGGTTCGAGCGATTCGACTACATCCGCTCGCGCGGGTGGCGGCTTGTCTTCACTGCCGGCATCGTCAGCGGCGCGGCTGTCTGGGGACTCCTGCTCGACCCCGGAGCGTGGACCACTGCCGTCCAACCGTGGCGGCTGCTGGTGGGTGGGATTCTCGTCGGCGTCGGGACGCGGCTCGGGAAGGGGTGTACCTCCGGCCACGGCGTCTGTGGCGTTGGCTCGCTCTCGAACACCTCGTTCGCGAACGTGGTGACGTTCCTGAGCGTCGCTGTCGGCACCGCACAGGTCGTCCAGGCACTGGGGATCTCACCATGA
- a CDS encoding protein of unknown function DUF395 YeeE/YedE (PFAM: Protein of unknown function DUF395, YeeE/YedE~KEGG: hje:HacjB3_02960 hypothetical protein), with protein sequence MSEAADTGDRSALFLPVIYLGGAIFGLGLAVSGMARPEVVLDFLQFEDFGLLFVLGGAATVSGLAFTLATGRLSAAPLTGRAYTRRIKSFDSNVLAGGAVFGVGWGLSGICPGAAYASLGVGNLPILWAIGGMFIGAYGHGFFRAAVSD encoded by the coding sequence ATGAGCGAGGCGGCCGACACGGGGGATCGAAGCGCACTGTTCCTGCCGGTTATCTACCTCGGCGGGGCGATCTTCGGCCTCGGCCTCGCGGTGAGTGGGATGGCCCGCCCGGAGGTGGTGCTGGATTTCCTTCAGTTTGAGGATTTCGGCCTGCTGTTCGTGCTGGGCGGCGCGGCGACGGTTTCCGGGCTGGCGTTCACGCTTGCGACCGGTCGCCTGTCGGCCGCCCCGCTGACCGGGCGTGCGTACACGCGACGAATCAAATCGTTCGACAGCAACGTCCTCGCCGGCGGCGCGGTGTTCGGTGTTGGCTGGGGGCTCTCCGGAATCTGTCCGGGCGCCGCGTACGCCAGCCTCGGCGTCGGGAACCTCCCGATCCTCTGGGCGATTGGCGGGATGTTCATCGGGGCGTACGGCCACGGGTTCTTCCGAGCCGCCGTGAGCGACTGA
- a CDS encoding transcriptional regulator, TrmB (PFAM: Transcriptional regulator TrmB~KEGG: hje:HacjB3_02945 transcription regulator) translates to MKEMLQSDMECEGLLECFHDLKQIDKAVFRLLTDAEEPLTVDEIAAGVDRERSTAYRSIQRLLSAGFLRKDQVNYEQGGYHHVYAPRDAEEITRELQRMLNDWYAEMGQLVSEFGEKYADGPDHSAEAEG, encoded by the coding sequence ATGAAGGAGATGCTCCAGTCGGATATGGAGTGTGAGGGGCTGTTGGAGTGTTTCCACGACCTCAAGCAGATCGACAAGGCGGTGTTCCGCCTGCTCACCGACGCCGAGGAGCCGCTGACCGTCGACGAGATTGCCGCGGGCGTCGATCGGGAACGGTCGACTGCCTACCGGTCGATCCAGCGCCTGCTCTCGGCGGGGTTCCTCCGAAAGGACCAGGTCAACTACGAGCAGGGTGGCTACCACCACGTCTACGCCCCGCGGGACGCCGAGGAGATCACCCGAGAGCTCCAGCGGATGCTGAACGACTGGTACGCCGAGATGGGCCAGCTTGTCAGCGAGTTCGGCGAGAAGTATGCCGACGGCCCGGACCACTCGGCTGAAGCTGAAGGCTGA
- a CDS encoding hypothetical protein (KEGG: hla:Hlac_3041 hypothetical protein): MDRHEIEGYEVLDRDVRPVGNGAHVLVPKRWIGADVKVVRVSEPDADSGE, from the coding sequence ATGGATCGGCACGAAATCGAGGGCTACGAAGTCCTCGACCGAGACGTTCGCCCGGTCGGAAACGGCGCGCACGTCCTCGTCCCGAAACGGTGGATTGGAGCGGACGTAAAGGTCGTCCGCGTTTCCGAACCCGACGCTGATTCAGGCGAGTAG
- a CDS encoding hypothetical protein (KEGG: hvo:HVO_1738 hypothetical protein), producing the protein MSRDKDEERDERIRNEAIVDAYTADEQAIGWCYYLERKMSFPFQARCIEERTISPLREDEEVPVVGMTDEVVSSSEMFVLVEWMDREFGVPLSQLEVLDVDSDTREAVDDWHYWNGDGGRLG; encoded by the coding sequence ATGAGCCGCGACAAGGATGAAGAGCGAGACGAACGCATTCGAAACGAGGCTATTGTCGATGCTTACACGGCGGACGAGCAGGCAATCGGTTGGTGCTACTACCTCGAACGCAAGATGTCCTTCCCGTTTCAGGCGCGGTGTATCGAGGAGCGAACCATCTCTCCACTAAGAGAGGACGAGGAAGTACCGGTCGTTGGAATGACCGACGAAGTAGTCAGCAGCAGTGAGATGTTCGTCCTCGTGGAGTGGATGGATCGAGAATTTGGCGTCCCGTTGTCACAGCTCGAAGTACTCGACGTGGACAGTGATACCAGAGAAGCGGTCGACGACTGGCACTACTGGAACGGAGACGGTGGCCGATTGGGCTGA
- a CDS encoding hypothetical protein (KEGG: hvo:HVO_1739 hypothetical protein), whose product MTETTDRFVIEIRNGTVAHIIDMNASKSEDESRFFLGPSAPGEKMCSRGYRDYHFQRVPFSVFVECHDIDKGGFEGDAPDEICSYCWSNTRGAVGKEQERAGDDISERIGTVGYRLRWKQKGRARDEWYDIAVKPETTMAELDRLVCRFTTLDDFHLRMYGLEDEYLDSSLNVLPDHQYEQAGDRSYTKASEMTVADVAERAGLWEGDRLSLVYDFGTPSHYYCIVKEIYEPGDIDEILAVGDVTTSTDTAAIVREKRP is encoded by the coding sequence ATGACCGAAACAACAGACCGATTCGTGATCGAAATCAGGAATGGGACAGTGGCGCATATCATCGACATGAATGCGAGCAAGTCGGAGGACGAGAGTCGCTTCTTTCTCGGCCCCAGCGCGCCGGGCGAGAAGATGTGTAGTCGGGGGTACCGTGACTACCATTTCCAACGAGTCCCGTTTTCGGTGTTCGTGGAGTGTCACGATATCGACAAAGGTGGCTTCGAGGGTGATGCGCCGGACGAAATCTGCTCGTATTGCTGGTCGAACACGAGGGGAGCCGTCGGGAAAGAGCAGGAGCGGGCTGGTGACGACATATCCGAGCGGATTGGTACTGTCGGGTATCGGCTCCGATGGAAGCAGAAAGGCCGTGCGCGAGACGAGTGGTACGATATCGCTGTCAAACCAGAGACGACGATGGCAGAACTGGACAGGCTCGTCTGTCGATTCACGACGCTCGATGACTTCCACCTCCGCATGTACGGGCTCGAAGACGAGTACCTGGATTCCAGTCTCAACGTCCTTCCCGACCACCAGTACGAGCAAGCGGGTGACCGGTCGTACACGAAAGCGAGCGAGATGACAGTTGCAGATGTCGCCGAGCGTGCCGGGCTCTGGGAAGGAGACAGACTCAGCTTGGTCTACGACTTCGGCACGCCATCTCATTACTACTGCATCGTCAAAGAAATATACGAGCCAGGGGACATTGACGAGATTCTTGCGGTCGGCGACGTGACCACGTCGACCGACACAGCTGCGATTGTCAGGGAGAAACGGCCATGA
- a CDS encoding SWIM zinc finger domain-containing protein (KEGG: hvo:HVO_1743 SWIM zinc finger domain-containing protein) has protein sequence MNVDKKTIRNRSTDAVFERGETYRDEGRIQRLDRFDDLVTAAVSGSKLYDVTIEFGGRSIDTKCICPYDGGGDCKHVVAVLLDIAADPPQDESERVEAVLDDVSVDDLRGFVRDALADHAELREQFLAQFGDEHRSVEEYREEIAQLFEQHADPSVYDAIDFSLFFEIAKQYRDRDRYLAAATVYRAVFEEVDEKYNWVSGAYDHYAQTIQTAIDGYADCVLATDPSPEEFDTYAGVLEARATAEPGLNNHQFRRELDNLEERYE, from the coding sequence ATGAACGTCGACAAGAAGACGATCCGGAATCGGAGTACCGATGCAGTGTTCGAACGCGGGGAAACCTACCGCGATGAGGGACGGATTCAGCGTCTCGACCGGTTCGACGACCTCGTTACCGCGGCTGTCAGCGGGTCGAAACTGTATGACGTGACTATCGAGTTCGGTGGGCGGAGCATCGACACAAAGTGTATCTGTCCGTACGACGGTGGCGGCGACTGCAAACACGTCGTCGCAGTGCTACTGGATATCGCGGCCGATCCGCCACAGGACGAGAGCGAGCGCGTTGAAGCGGTCCTCGATGACGTGTCAGTCGACGACTTGCGTGGATTCGTCCGTGATGCACTCGCCGACCACGCAGAGTTACGCGAGCAATTTCTCGCACAGTTCGGCGACGAGCACAGATCGGTTGAGGAGTACCGTGAGGAGATCGCGCAACTGTTCGAACAACACGCCGATCCGAGTGTGTACGACGCTATCGACTTCTCCCTGTTCTTCGAAATAGCCAAGCAGTACCGCGACCGGGACCGGTATCTGGCCGCTGCGACGGTATATCGGGCGGTGTTCGAGGAAGTCGACGAGAAGTACAACTGGGTCAGCGGGGCCTACGACCACTACGCACAGACCATCCAGACAGCCATCGACGGCTACGCCGACTGCGTCCTTGCGACCGACCCGAGTCCGGAGGAGTTCGACACCTACGCCGGCGTATTGGAAGCGCGGGCAACGGCGGAACCTGGACTCAACAACCACCAGTTCCGCCGCGAACTCGACAACCTTGAGGAGCGATACGAATAG
- a CDS encoding transposase, IS605 OrfB family (KEGG: hwa:HQ2154A IS1341-type transposase~TIGRFAM: Transposase, IS605 OrfB, C-terminal~PFAM: Transposase, probable, IS891/IS1136/IS1341; Transposase, IS605 OrfB, C-terminal), with amino-acid sequence MEYSHRYPAYPTRQIAAELETHIDVHRQAYNYTLYEYEHVDADDIGSAYKHHYRLPDWKNEFPVFSEVNSKALQRTVARFYQNLDGLSEQKSNGRKVGKLNWKSPREFQSMTYSQSGFELKNTSGRRATLWLSKIGDIKIRYHREIPDEASIKEVTIKKETTGDWFVSFGLETDDADLPEKPDVGSLNTSNSVGVDLGILNYIHTSDGGTVDWLKLEDEYDRLRREQRKLSRKQEGSRNYENQRKQVAKVKRHIRRKVLDYQHKLSTWLVREYDAVFVEDLDVKGMLEQSHNARNKQDAAWRQFITLLEYKAELYGTHVVQVEAAGTTKECASCGVETAKPIWVREHSCPSCGFECDRDANAAMNILQRGFSELGLGWPESTPVETSLPTDTTSVSAKRVHQTTSGGLSDAV; translated from the coding sequence ATGGAGTACAGTCACCGCTACCCTGCATACCCGACACGACAGATAGCGGCTGAGCTGGAAACTCATATTGACGTTCATCGCCAAGCGTATAACTACACTTTGTACGAGTACGAACACGTGGACGCCGACGACATTGGCTCTGCGTACAAACACCACTACCGACTACCCGACTGGAAAAACGAGTTCCCCGTCTTTTCGGAAGTCAATTCGAAGGCTCTGCAACGAACCGTCGCACGGTTCTACCAGAACCTCGACGGGCTCTCCGAGCAAAAATCGAACGGTCGCAAAGTCGGGAAGCTCAACTGGAAGTCGCCGCGAGAGTTCCAGAGTATGACGTATTCGCAGTCTGGCTTCGAACTCAAAAACACGAGTGGCCGACGTGCGACACTCTGGCTCTCTAAAATCGGTGACATCAAAATACGGTACCACCGCGAGATTCCTGACGAAGCGTCCATCAAAGAAGTCACGATTAAGAAGGAGACAACCGGCGACTGGTTCGTCTCTTTCGGCCTCGAAACCGACGACGCTGACCTGCCCGAGAAACCCGATGTGGGCTCGCTCAACACGAGTAACAGCGTCGGTGTTGACCTTGGTATTCTCAACTACATCCACACGTCGGACGGTGGGACTGTGGATTGGCTCAAGCTCGAAGACGAGTACGATCGTCTGCGCCGCGAGCAACGCAAGTTGTCCCGGAAGCAAGAAGGGTCACGTAACTACGAGAATCAACGCAAGCAGGTTGCCAAGGTGAAGCGTCATATCCGGCGGAAGGTACTGGACTACCAGCACAAACTATCGACGTGGCTCGTCCGAGAATACGATGCTGTATTTGTCGAGGACTTGGACGTGAAGGGAATGTTAGAGCAGTCGCACAACGCTCGCAACAAGCAGGATGCGGCGTGGCGACAGTTCATCACGCTCCTCGAATACAAAGCCGAGTTGTACGGTACTCACGTCGTGCAGGTCGAAGCGGCAGGAACGACAAAAGAGTGTGCGTCGTGTGGAGTGGAAACAGCGAAACCCATCTGGGTTCGTGAACACTCCTGCCCGAGTTGTGGGTTCGAGTGTGACCGTGACGCGAACGCGGCGATGAACATCTTGCAGAGAGGATTTTCTGAATTAGGGCTGGGATGGCCCGAATCAACGCCTGTGGAGACTTCGCTCCCTACGGACACCACTTCGGTGTCTGCAAAGCGCGTTCACCAGACTACGTCTGGTGGGCTGTCAGACGCAGTCTGA
- a CDS encoding Cupin 2 conserved barrel domain protein (PFAM: Cupin 2, conserved barrel~KEGG: nmg:Nmag_3161 cupin 2 conserved barrel domain protein), which yields MEPVNESDLEWTETERGETAFRRKRLAAAAVEAPTDRASEGGAEDLGCSLYELPPGKRSWPYHYHVANAEAFYVLAGEGQLRAPDGKHRLATGDYVACPTGQDGAHRIVNDTDEPLRYLVLSTLNETDVTVYQN from the coding sequence ATGGAACCGGTCAACGAATCGGATCTCGAGTGGACCGAAACCGAACGCGGGGAGACGGCGTTCCGGCGCAAACGGCTCGCGGCCGCCGCGGTTGAAGCGCCCACGGACCGAGCAAGCGAAGGCGGCGCTGAGGACCTCGGCTGTAGCCTCTATGAACTCCCCCCGGGGAAGCGTTCGTGGCCCTACCACTACCACGTGGCCAATGCGGAGGCGTTCTACGTGCTGGCCGGGGAAGGCCAGCTCCGCGCTCCCGACGGCAAACACCGGCTGGCAACCGGTGATTACGTTGCCTGTCCGACCGGACAGGACGGAGCCCACCGAATCGTCAACGACACAGACGAACCGTTGCGGTATCTCGTGCTCTCGACACTCAACGAGACCGACGTGACAGTTTATCAGAATTGA
- a CDS encoding Glucose-fructose oxidoreductase (KEGG: htu:Htur_0531 oxidoreductase domain protein~PFAM: Oxidoreductase, N-terminal; Oxidoreductase, C-terminal): MDLQALIDAASTRDWDTDPEESVSMAVVGLGNYARNVSIPAIEAGDYTELGAVVSGHPEKADRVAEGHDALSLSYEQYAEGEEVDAYDAVYVATPNRLHLDHIRTAADHGKHVISEKPLEATTERARAAVERCEDAGVTLMTAYRMQTDPVIRALASFISHGGIGEPTKAMGEFTFDVLGGSSGPDQWRLDGELAGGGALMDVGVYPLNTTRYLLGTDPVTVDGIARATEPFGSKSEDPGSPRFADEHVHFNVEFATGAVGDFTASFTGKADSWLEIVGSEGRIRIENAFGVNSDREVRIDTDAATVELSDWGLNETVEEFDYFAHCLLTGTPPEPDGHDGLVDVQTMGAVYRSAATGKRVSVDMGPARSGD; the protein is encoded by the coding sequence ATGGACCTACAAGCGCTCATCGACGCCGCTTCCACACGGGATTGGGACACCGACCCGGAGGAGAGTGTCAGCATGGCCGTCGTTGGGCTGGGCAACTACGCGCGCAACGTCTCCATTCCGGCCATCGAAGCGGGCGACTACACAGAACTCGGTGCTGTCGTTTCAGGCCACCCGGAGAAAGCTGACCGCGTGGCCGAGGGACACGACGCGCTCTCGCTGAGTTACGAACAGTACGCCGAGGGCGAGGAGGTCGACGCCTACGACGCCGTCTACGTTGCGACACCGAACCGCCTCCACCTCGACCACATCCGGACTGCTGCGGACCACGGGAAACACGTCATCTCGGAGAAGCCCCTCGAAGCGACGACCGAGCGTGCCCGCGCTGCCGTCGAACGCTGCGAGGACGCTGGGGTGACGCTGATGACCGCCTACCGGATGCAGACCGACCCGGTCATTCGCGCGTTGGCCTCGTTCATCTCCCACGGGGGCATCGGCGAACCAACGAAAGCGATGGGTGAGTTCACGTTCGACGTGTTGGGAGGCTCCAGCGGACCGGATCAGTGGCGCCTCGACGGCGAACTCGCCGGCGGCGGTGCGCTGATGGACGTCGGCGTCTATCCGCTCAACACGACTCGCTACTTGCTCGGCACCGATCCAGTGACTGTCGATGGGATAGCCCGCGCCACGGAACCCTTCGGCAGCAAATCCGAGGACCCGGGCTCCCCCAGATTCGCCGACGAGCACGTCCACTTCAACGTCGAGTTCGCGACCGGTGCAGTCGGCGACTTCACAGCAAGCTTCACTGGAAAGGCGGACTCCTGGCTCGAGATCGTCGGCAGCGAGGGCCGCATCCGTATCGAGAACGCCTTTGGGGTGAATAGCGACCGAGAAGTGAGAATCGACACCGACGCGGCGACCGTTGAACTCTCGGATTGGGGCCTCAACGAGACAGTCGAGGAGTTCGATTACTTTGCCCACTGCCTGCTCACCGGGACGCCACCGGAACCGGACGGTCACGACGGGCTCGTCGACGTTCAGACGATGGGTGCGGTCTACCGCTCAGCGGCGACCGGCAAGCGCGTGAGTGTCGACATGGGGCCAGCGCGGTCGGGTGACTGA
- a CDS encoding Nitrilase/cyanide hydratase and apolipoprotein N-acyltransferase (PFAM: Nitrilase/cyanide hydratase and apolipoprotein N-acyltransferase~KEGG: hmu:Hmuk_2341 nitrilase/cyanide hydratase and apolipoprotein N-acyltransferase), whose protein sequence is MIDSGIGPDEEALTLTLAQHRVEAADVRGNVDRAVGSIERAADEGADIVALPELFNVGYFAFDSYAREAEPLDGPTLERISAAAAEHEVAVQAGSIVEDLEASADAGVETPTAEGLANAAVFFDRSGKRRGVYRKHHLFGYDSAETRLLTAGQALPTVEFEGFTVAMTTCYDLRFPELYRRLAEEDVSLVLVPSAWPYPRIEHWKTLPRARAIENLTYVAAANGSGEMDGDQLVGRSTVYDPWGTPLASSDDDPALVTAEISPSRVEAVREEFPALRDRRE, encoded by the coding sequence ATGATCGATTCGGGAATCGGACCCGACGAGGAGGCCCTGACGCTCACACTGGCACAGCACAGGGTCGAGGCCGCCGACGTGCGGGGCAACGTCGACCGAGCCGTCGGCTCCATCGAGCGAGCAGCGGACGAGGGGGCCGATATCGTCGCCCTGCCAGAACTGTTCAACGTCGGCTACTTCGCGTTCGATTCCTACGCTCGCGAGGCCGAACCGCTCGACGGTCCGACGCTCGAACGCATCTCCGCGGCCGCTGCAGAACACGAAGTCGCAGTGCAGGCAGGCAGCATCGTCGAGGACCTCGAGGCAAGCGCCGACGCAGGGGTTGAGACGCCGACCGCGGAGGGGCTGGCAAACGCTGCAGTCTTCTTTGACCGCTCGGGGAAGCGCCGTGGGGTTTACCGGAAACACCATCTGTTCGGCTACGACTCCGCGGAAACGCGGCTGCTGACAGCCGGGCAGGCGCTCCCAACCGTCGAGTTCGAGGGGTTCACCGTCGCGATGACTACCTGTTATGACCTCCGGTTCCCCGAACTCTACCGCCGGCTCGCGGAGGAGGATGTTTCCCTGGTGCTGGTGCCGAGCGCGTGGCCGTACCCTCGGATCGAGCACTGGAAAACACTGCCACGCGCACGGGCTATCGAGAACCTCACGTACGTCGCCGCAGCCAACGGCTCCGGCGAGATGGACGGTGACCAACTGGTGGGGCGCTCGACAGTTTACGACCCGTGGGGGACGCCACTCGCCAGCTCCGACGACGACCCCGCACTGGTGACTGCAGAGATTTCGCCCAGCCGGGTCGAGGCAGTCCGTGAGGAGTTCCCCGCACTTCGAGATCGCCGGGAGTAA
- a CDS encoding Polyketide cyclase/dehydrase (PFAM: Polyketide cyclase/dehydrase~KEGG: hbo:Hbor_20550 hypothetical protein), translating into MTVRVQRTFEFDAPPEDVWEFIADPASRAEAISVVDSYEAHDDGSMTWRVRLPVPGISATVAVETEETRKEPPELVEFVGRSRALSVTGTHTVEATETGSRLHNEFVVDGRIPGVERYFKKNLDTELDNLERALRRAVEADE; encoded by the coding sequence ATGACCGTCCGTGTCCAACGGACCTTCGAGTTCGACGCGCCGCCGGAGGACGTGTGGGAGTTCATCGCCGACCCCGCCTCGCGGGCCGAGGCCATCTCCGTCGTCGACAGCTACGAAGCCCACGACGACGGCTCGATGACCTGGCGAGTGCGCCTGCCAGTCCCCGGCATCAGTGCGACCGTCGCCGTCGAAACGGAGGAAACTCGTAAGGAACCGCCGGAACTAGTCGAGTTCGTCGGCCGCTCGCGCGCGCTTAGCGTGACCGGGACACACACCGTCGAGGCGACTGAAACCGGGAGCCGACTGCACAACGAGTTCGTCGTCGACGGCCGCATTCCGGGCGTCGAACGGTATTTCAAGAAGAACCTCGACACCGAACTCGACAACCTCGAGCGTGCACTCCGTCGCGCGGTGGAGGCCGACGAATGA
- a CDS encoding hypothetical protein (KEGG: hwa:HQ2350A hypothetical protein) — translation MSEYTEEEARIVAYLRDSVSAGDRYFRAKNIAEAIGLTAKQVGTRLPHLAEKSDDVDIEKWGRSKSTTWRVTHHG, via the coding sequence ATGAGTGAGTACACCGAGGAGGAGGCCCGCATCGTCGCCTACCTGCGGGACAGCGTCTCCGCCGGCGACCGATATTTCCGGGCCAAGAACATCGCCGAGGCCATCGGACTCACTGCCAAACAGGTCGGCACACGGCTCCCCCATCTCGCGGAGAAATCGGACGACGTCGATATCGAGAAGTGGGGTCGCTCGAAGTCGACCACTTGGCGCGTCACCCATCACGGGTAA